Proteins found in one Streptococcus iniae genomic segment:
- a CDS encoding ABC transporter ATP-binding protein: MSTISAQNISVNYDQKPVLSELSLTLMTHKITTIIGANGCGKSTLLKALSRIIPLQKGSVLIDGQAIAQLPTKEVAKKIALLPQVQDITEGITVFELVSYGRYPHQGQFGRLTEADYAIIEWAMTATNINSLANDYVDNLSGGQKQRVWIAMALAQDTDTIFLDEPTTYLDMNHQLEILELLKKLNQEAHKTIIMVLHDLNLSSRYSDYLLAMENGKIAKEGPVQEVITSDLMASLFKIDAQLIEDPIHKCPIILTYQLL, translated from the coding sequence ATGTCAACCATTAGTGCACAAAACATTTCCGTTAATTATGATCAAAAACCAGTGCTTTCTGAGTTATCCTTAACCCTTATGACTCATAAAATAACAACAATTATTGGTGCAAATGGTTGTGGCAAATCAACTTTGCTAAAAGCATTAAGCAGAATAATACCACTTCAAAAAGGAAGTGTTCTAATAGATGGCCAAGCTATTGCACAACTACCAACCAAAGAAGTTGCTAAAAAAATAGCGCTACTTCCTCAGGTTCAAGACATTACAGAAGGCATCACTGTATTTGAGTTGGTCTCCTATGGGCGTTACCCTCATCAAGGGCAATTTGGACGCCTCACTGAAGCTGATTATGCCATTATTGAATGGGCTATGACAGCAACAAATATCAACAGTCTTGCTAATGATTACGTTGATAATTTATCTGGTGGGCAAAAACAACGCGTTTGGATTGCTATGGCTCTAGCTCAAGACACCGATACTATTTTTCTTGACGAGCCAACAACATACCTTGATATGAACCACCAACTAGAAATTTTAGAACTTCTCAAAAAGCTTAACCAAGAAGCTCATAAAACCATTATTATGGTCTTACACGACCTTAATTTGTCGTCACGTTATTCTGACTATTTACTTGCTATGGAAAATGGTAAGATTGCTAAAGAAGGCCCTGTTCAAGAGGTCATCACAAGTGACCTTATGGCTAGTCTTTTTAAAATCGATGCACAGCTTATTGAAGACCCTATCCATAAATGCCCCATTATACTGACTTATCAGTTACTATAA
- a CDS encoding FecCD family ABC transporter permease: MIESKPSQVIHHKPKSFWLLFVIISLLLLSGVYLGLRFGAWNFSHQDLLKVIRHQAIDHRQSSIFWEMRLPRLLATLLVGAALAVSGAIMQAVTRNPIADPGLLGINAGAGLALVVAYAIFHHLHYISIILVCLLGASLACLLVFGLSYQYAKGYQQLRLVLSGAMISMFLSAIGQGITTYFNLATSVIGWQAGGFIGLNWTMLKIIAPLIIFALALAQLLSYQLSILSLSELRAKALGQKTFHLTLVFLSIVLILASASVAIAGSISFVGLVVPHIIKAQSFGNYKQSLPLIGLLGATFMVWVDFFCRNLNPPYETPLTALVSLIGLPAFLWLIKKGGAMK; encoded by the coding sequence ATGATTGAGAGTAAACCATCTCAAGTAATTCATCATAAGCCAAAATCATTTTGGCTTCTTTTTGTCATCATATCCCTTTTATTGCTAAGTGGTGTCTATTTGGGATTGCGCTTTGGTGCTTGGAATTTTTCACATCAAGACCTCCTCAAAGTGATTCGACATCAAGCAATAGATCATCGACAATCCAGTATTTTTTGGGAAATGCGCTTACCTCGACTTTTAGCAACTTTACTTGTTGGTGCGGCACTTGCCGTTTCAGGAGCCATTATGCAAGCCGTGACGCGCAACCCTATTGCAGACCCTGGACTTTTGGGGATAAATGCTGGGGCTGGCCTGGCACTGGTTGTCGCCTATGCTATCTTTCATCACCTTCATTATATCTCAATAATCTTGGTTTGTTTATTAGGAGCCAGTCTTGCTTGCTTACTTGTCTTTGGTCTTTCATATCAATACGCAAAAGGCTACCAGCAATTGCGTCTGGTTCTCTCAGGAGCCATGATTTCCATGTTTCTATCTGCCATAGGGCAAGGGATTACCACTTATTTTAATTTGGCAACTTCAGTCATTGGCTGGCAAGCTGGGGGTTTTATTGGCCTCAATTGGACCATGTTAAAGATTATTGCTCCCCTTATCATCTTCGCTTTAGCTTTAGCACAGCTTCTTTCTTATCAGTTGTCTATTTTAAGCCTTAGTGAACTAAGAGCAAAAGCATTAGGGCAAAAAACCTTTCATCTAACACTAGTTTTTTTAAGCATCGTCCTTATCCTTGCTTCTGCCTCTGTTGCTATTGCCGGCTCTATTTCCTTTGTTGGTCTTGTTGTTCCGCATATCATTAAAGCCCAATCCTTTGGAAATTACAAACAGAGTTTGCCTTTAATTGGCCTTTTAGGAGCTACCTTTATGGTCTGGGTTGACTTTTTCTGCCGAAACCTAAACCCTCCTTATGAGACACCTTTAACAGCGTTAGTCAGCTTGATTGGTCTTCCAGCTTTTCTTTGGTTAATTAAAAAAGGAGGAGCCATGAAATGA
- a CDS encoding ATP-dependent Clp protease proteolytic subunit, with product MENTMIPVVIEQTSRGERSYDIYSRLLKDRIIMLTGPVEDNMANSVIAQLLFLDAQDHTKDIYLYVNTPGGSVSAGLAIVDTMNFIKSDVQTIVMGMAASMGTIIASSGTKGKRFMLPNAEYMIHQPMGGTGGGTQQSDMAIAAEHLLKTRHTLEKILAKNSGKTIKQVHKDAERDYWMSAEETLKYGFIDEIMENNKLK from the coding sequence ATGGAGAATACTATGATTCCTGTAGTTATTGAACAAACAAGTCGTGGGGAGCGTTCTTACGATATTTACTCTCGTTTACTAAAAGATCGGATCATCATGTTAACTGGTCCGGTCGAAGACAATATGGCTAACTCTGTCATTGCACAGTTGCTTTTTTTGGATGCACAAGATCACACTAAAGATATTTATCTTTATGTTAATACCCCAGGTGGTTCCGTTTCTGCTGGTTTAGCCATTGTTGATACAATGAACTTTATTAAATCTGATGTTCAAACAATTGTCATGGGAATGGCTGCTTCCATGGGAACAATCATTGCCTCATCAGGGACTAAAGGGAAACGGTTCATGTTGCCAAATGCTGAATACATGATTCACCAACCAATGGGTGGTACAGGTGGTGGTACGCAGCAATCAGATATGGCAATTGCTGCTGAACATCTCTTAAAAACACGTCACACTCTTGAAAAAATATTGGCAAAAAATAGTGGAAAAACCATTAAACAAGTTCATAAAGATGCAGAACGTGATTATTGGATGAGTGCAGAAGAAACACTAAAATATGGCTTCATTGATGAAATTATGGAAAATAACAAACTTAAGTAA
- a CDS encoding FecCD family ABC transporter permease: MIPQKTKVIASLLLALVLLILVSLAIGDSNFSIKPLLELLLGKENPSLIFIITKIRLPRILAALFGGASLALAGILLQTLTKNPLADSGILGINAGAGIVMTLVISFFAVENPLIIKLLPFLATLGGAVTVSLVYFFSVSKTGKLNPVTLIIIGVSISMMLSSLMVAIVGNINKYKVDYVINWLSGRITGDDWPTLVATLPLLIILAGLTYYRAYTLNILTLSEESARSLGIRLEKERLITLGLATGLAAASVALIGNITFIGLISGHLSRRLVGNDHRIALPVSAILGMLILLSADTIGRVFLVGSNIPTGVIVSIIGAPYFLYLMRKIKS; this comes from the coding sequence ATGATTCCTCAAAAAACAAAAGTAATCGCCAGCCTTTTACTTGCCTTAGTGCTGTTGATTCTAGTATCTTTAGCTATCGGTGATTCTAACTTCTCTATCAAACCTTTACTGGAACTACTTTTGGGCAAAGAGAATCCTTCGCTAATTTTTATTATCACAAAAATCAGACTTCCTAGGATTTTAGCTGCACTTTTCGGCGGAGCCTCATTAGCCCTAGCAGGAATCTTGCTACAAACCCTAACCAAAAATCCTTTAGCTGATTCTGGTATTTTAGGGATAAACGCTGGCGCTGGTATTGTCATGACCCTTGTTATTAGTTTTTTTGCCGTTGAGAATCCACTAATCATTAAATTGCTTCCCTTTTTAGCCACTCTAGGTGGTGCTGTTACGGTTAGTCTTGTCTATTTCTTTTCTGTAAGCAAGACTGGAAAGCTTAATCCTGTCACCTTAATTATCATTGGTGTTAGCATCTCAATGATGTTATCAAGTCTAATGGTTGCTATTGTGGGAAACATCAATAAATACAAGGTCGATTACGTTATCAATTGGCTTAGCGGTCGTATTACTGGTGATGATTGGCCTACTTTAGTGGCAACTCTGCCACTCTTAATAATACTTGCAGGACTTACTTATTACAGAGCCTACACGCTTAATATTCTAACATTGTCTGAAGAGAGCGCACGCTCACTTGGTATCCGTCTTGAAAAAGAGCGGCTCATTACTTTAGGGTTAGCTACCGGTCTAGCAGCAGCAAGTGTTGCTTTAATTGGAAACATTACCTTTATTGGTTTGATTTCAGGCCACCTGAGTCGCCGTTTGGTTGGCAATGACCATCGTATAGCCTTACCTGTCAGCGCCATTTTAGGAATGCTCATTCTATTAAGTGCTGATACCATTGGTCGTGTCTTTCTTGTTGGGAGTAATATTCCAACAGGTGTTATTGTCTCAATCATTGGTGCACCCTACTTCTTATATTTAATGCGAAAAATAAAGAGTTAG
- a CDS encoding IS1182 family transposase: MFHKENPNYNRNQVGFYTLDELVPEDHLLRQIDQAIDFSFIYDLVTDSYCLDNGRPSLDPVMLVKLPIIQCLFGIRSMRQTIKEIEVNVAYRWFLGLTLEDKVPHFTTYGKNYSRRFQDKQVIEAIFSHILGLCLNAGLIDPTEIFVDGTHIKAAANSHKYSNQKVDRQAKFMSDQLELEIARDREKHEKKSLGLAKEKEPINKKVSTTDSESGWYHKGEHKDVFAYTSQVACDKNGWVLAYTVDAGNTHDSQAFPALWKKIKEFRPDFIIADSGYKTPSIAKLLLDNEVRPVFPYTRPRGKKGNLRPNDFIYDSYYECYLCPEHQVLSYTTTNRAGYREYKSAPEICVSCPLLGICTDSKNHQKVVTRHIWKDYLDICEDIRHQSDMKELYKQRKQSIERLFGTAKEYHNLRYTREIGKSKMKAKVGLTLACLNLKKWVKMMAGKPFYFGLKCLIYLILVKFRRNNKKQTSKGTSLSSI, from the coding sequence ATGTTTCACAAAGAAAATCCTAATTACAATCGCAATCAAGTCGGTTTTTATACCCTAGATGAGTTAGTTCCAGAAGATCATCTGCTTCGTCAAATTGACCAAGCTATTGATTTCTCTTTTATTTATGACTTAGTGACAGATAGTTATTGTCTTGATAATGGGCGTCCTAGTTTAGATCCAGTGATGTTAGTTAAACTCCCTATTATCCAATGTCTCTTTGGTATTCGTTCTATGAGACAAACCATTAAAGAGATAGAAGTGAATGTGGCTTACCGCTGGTTTCTTGGATTGACATTGGAAGATAAGGTCCCTCATTTTACGACTTACGGCAAGAACTACAGTCGTCGTTTTCAAGATAAACAAGTGATTGAAGCCATCTTTTCTCATATATTAGGGCTATGCCTTAATGCTGGGCTGATTGATCCGACTGAAATTTTTGTGGATGGCACTCATATCAAGGCAGCTGCTAACAGTCACAAATATAGCAATCAGAAAGTTGATAGACAAGCTAAGTTTATGAGTGACCAATTGGAGCTGGAAATTGCTAGGGACAGGGAGAAACATGAAAAAAAGTCGCTAGGGCTCGCCAAAGAAAAAGAGCCCATAAATAAGAAAGTTTCTACGACCGATTCTGAAAGTGGTTGGTATCATAAGGGAGAACATAAAGATGTCTTTGCTTACACAAGTCAAGTGGCATGCGATAAGAATGGTTGGGTCTTAGCCTATACTGTAGATGCAGGAAATACTCATGATAGTCAAGCATTTCCTGCACTTTGGAAGAAGATAAAAGAGTTCCGGCCAGACTTTATTATCGCTGATTCTGGCTACAAGACTCCTAGTATTGCCAAGTTACTCTTGGATAATGAAGTGAGACCTGTTTTCCCCTATACTAGGCCTCGTGGTAAGAAAGGCAATTTAAGACCAAATGATTTTATTTATGACTCCTATTATGAGTGTTATCTTTGTCCTGAACACCAAGTATTGTCTTATACAACAACAAATCGAGCTGGCTACAGAGAATATAAAAGTGCCCCCGAAATTTGTGTTTCTTGTCCCCTTCTAGGAATTTGTACTGACAGTAAGAATCACCAAAAGGTAGTGACCCGACATATCTGGAAAGACTACCTGGATATTTGTGAGGATATTCGGCATCAAAGTGATATGAAAGAACTCTATAAACAGCGCAAACAGAGTATTGAGCGGCTTTTTGGAACGGCTAAAGAATACCACAACCTTCGTTATACTAGAGAAATTGGAAAGTCCAAAATGAAAGCTAAAGTTGGACTGACTTTAGCGTGCCTAAATCTCAAAAAATGGGTTAAAATGATGGCTGGGAAGCCTTTTTATTTTGGCCTTAAATGCCTTATTTATCTGATTTTAGTGAAATTTAGGCGAAACAATAAAAAACAAACTAGCAAGGGCACTAGTTTGTCTTCAATCTGA
- the upp gene encoding uracil phosphoribosyltransferase encodes MGKLQVLSHPLIQHKLSILRRQDTSTKDFRELVNEIAMLMGYEVSRDLPLEDVEIQTPVARTVQKQLAGKKLAIVPILRAGIGMVDGFLSLVPAAKVGHIGMYRDEETFEPVEYLVKLPEDIDQRQIFVVDPMLATGGSAILAVDSLKKRGAANIKFVCLVAAPEGVKKLEEAHPDVDIYTAALDEKLNEHGYIVPGLGDAGDRLFGTK; translated from the coding sequence ATGGGAAAATTACAAGTTTTGTCGCACCCACTTATTCAGCATAAATTGTCTATCTTGCGTCGTCAAGATACGTCAACAAAAGATTTTCGTGAACTTGTCAATGAAATTGCAATGTTAATGGGGTATGAAGTCTCACGTGATCTTCCTCTTGAAGACGTGGAAATCCAAACACCGGTTGCAAGAACTGTTCAAAAACAATTAGCTGGTAAAAAATTAGCTATCGTGCCAATCCTACGTGCAGGTATTGGGATGGTTGATGGTTTTCTTAGTTTAGTTCCAGCTGCGAAAGTTGGTCATATCGGGATGTACCGTGATGAAGAAACTTTTGAGCCAGTAGAATATTTGGTCAAATTGCCTGAAGATATTGACCAACGCCAAATTTTTGTTGTTGACCCAATGTTAGCTACAGGTGGCTCAGCTATTCTTGCTGTAGATTCTCTTAAAAAACGTGGTGCGGCAAACATCAAATTTGTCTGCCTTGTTGCTGCTCCAGAAGGGGTTAAAAAACTTGAAGAAGCCCATCCAGATGTTGACATTTATACTGCTGCATTGGATGAAAAATTAAATGAACATGGCTACATTGTCCCAGGTCTTGGAGATGCTGGTGACCGTTTGTTTGGTACAAAATAA
- a CDS encoding putative polysaccharide biosynthesis protein yields MEKNKSELSQEQLMLRGTAWSTASNFISRLLGVVYIIPWLIWMGEHATKANALFNMGYNVYAYFLLISTTGLNVAIAKQIAKYNSLEQREHSYQLMRTTLKLMVVLGIVFSAIMFVTAPVFATMSGSDKELIPIMHSLSLAVLVFPVMSVVRGIFQGHNNIKPYALSQMAEQLVRVIWMLLTTFLIMKMGSGNVVEAVTQSTFAAFIGMLASMAVLIYYLGKQGLLKAILSKPQLDIPIDAKGLLFETIKESIPFIVIGSAIQAFQLIDQWTFSNAMLVFTDYTKDQLLVLFGYFNANPAKITMILIAVAASIGGVGIALLTENYVKKDMRAAAKLIINNIVMLLMFLMPALVGAVILAKPLYTVFYGASELEAIHLFRVVLVQTILLALYALLAPMLQALFENRAAMRYFAYGIVTKLVLQIPAIYVFHAYGPLLATTFGLLLPIVLMYRRLHEVTRFNRQLLYKQILLIAILTTIMAVVVALSSWGLSFILQPTGRSTSLLYLLIVGLIGFVVYGYLALLTHQLDKLIGVRRAQSLRRRLGLSHGIKK; encoded by the coding sequence ATGGAAAAAAATAAATCAGAATTATCTCAAGAACAATTAATGCTTAGAGGAACGGCGTGGTCAACGGCTAGTAATTTTATTAGTCGCCTACTCGGTGTTGTTTACATCATTCCTTGGTTAATTTGGATGGGAGAACATGCCACTAAAGCTAATGCACTCTTTAATATGGGGTATAATGTTTATGCCTATTTTTTATTGATTTCAACAACTGGATTGAATGTTGCCATCGCAAAGCAAATTGCTAAATACAATTCTTTGGAGCAACGAGAACATAGTTACCAACTTATGCGAACCACCTTGAAATTAATGGTGGTCTTAGGGATTGTTTTTTCAGCTATTATGTTTGTAACGGCACCAGTATTTGCAACCATGTCAGGGAGTGATAAGGAACTTATTCCAATAATGCATAGTCTGTCTTTGGCAGTTCTAGTATTTCCGGTGATGAGTGTTGTTCGGGGGATTTTTCAAGGCCATAACAACATCAAACCTTATGCCTTAAGTCAAATGGCTGAACAATTGGTTCGAGTGATTTGGATGTTACTAACAACTTTCTTAATTATGAAAATGGGGTCAGGAAATGTTGTTGAAGCTGTTACTCAATCAACCTTTGCCGCTTTTATTGGTATGCTTGCAAGTATGGCTGTACTTATTTATTATTTAGGTAAGCAAGGTCTACTGAAAGCTATTTTGTCAAAACCGCAATTAGATATTCCGATTGATGCCAAAGGTCTATTGTTTGAAACCATAAAAGAATCAATCCCCTTTATTGTCATTGGAAGCGCCATTCAAGCTTTTCAATTAATTGATCAGTGGACATTTAGCAATGCGATGCTAGTCTTTACAGATTATACTAAGGATCAATTATTAGTGCTTTTTGGCTATTTTAATGCCAATCCGGCTAAAATCACAATGATTCTAATTGCAGTGGCTGCTTCAATTGGTGGAGTAGGTATTGCACTACTGACGGAAAATTATGTTAAAAAAGATATGCGAGCAGCAGCGAAATTAATTATTAACAATATTGTCATGCTGCTCATGTTTTTAATGCCAGCCTTAGTAGGTGCCGTTATTCTTGCAAAACCTTTGTATACCGTCTTTTATGGAGCCAGTGAGCTTGAAGCTATACACTTGTTTAGGGTTGTTTTAGTACAGACCATTTTATTAGCCCTATATGCCTTATTAGCACCGATGCTTCAAGCACTTTTTGAAAATCGTGCTGCCATGCGTTACTTTGCCTATGGGATTGTGACCAAGCTTGTTTTACAAATTCCAGCGATATATGTGTTTCATGCTTATGGTCCTTTGCTGGCAACAACCTTTGGTTTACTGCTTCCTATTGTCTTAATGTACCGTCGTCTTCATGAAGTGACCCGTTTCAATAGACAGTTGTTGTATAAACAGATTTTACTCATTGCTATTTTAACAACGATTATGGCAGTTGTTGTTGCCCTTTCGAGTTGGGGCTTGTCTTTTATTCTACAACCGACAGGTCGTAGCACCAGTTTACTTTACTTACTAATTGTTGGTCTCATTGGTTTTGTGGTTTATGGCTATCTGGCATTACTAACCCATCAATTAGATAAATTAATTGGGGTAAGAAGAGCTCAGTCATTACGTCGTCGCTTAGGACTGTCACATGGTATCAAAAAATAG
- a CDS encoding iron-hydroxamate ABC transporter substrate-binding protein yields MKKLTLFLTLFVTSFFLIACANQKQSSESASKISSMPKISGFTYKGKIPENPKRVVSLSSTYTGYLAKLGLPIVAMTSYDAKNPILKDYTKGAKVVSATDLEAIAALKPDLIVVGSNEENKEQLAEIAPLISIEYRKHDYLQVFTDFGKVFNKENLTQKWLRDWNKKTQDLGKEMKSLTGKDATFTIIGLFEKEIYLFGKDWGRGGEIIHQAFQYKAPAKVEQDVFPKGYLSISQEVLPDYTGDYLVVAAEDEKTGSALYESDLWKNIPAVKENHVIKVNANTFYFTDPLSLEYELKTLKKGILNSQK; encoded by the coding sequence ATGAAAAAATTAACACTATTTCTGACACTTTTTGTGACAAGCTTTTTCCTAATAGCTTGCGCAAACCAGAAGCAATCAAGTGAAAGTGCTTCAAAAATATCTAGCATGCCAAAAATTTCAGGATTCACCTATAAAGGTAAAATTCCAGAAAACCCAAAACGTGTGGTCAGCTTATCATCAACCTACACTGGCTACCTTGCAAAATTAGGTTTGCCTATAGTTGCCATGACCTCTTATGATGCGAAAAATCCTATTTTAAAAGACTATACTAAAGGTGCAAAAGTTGTTTCAGCCACTGATTTAGAAGCAATTGCTGCCTTAAAACCCGATCTCATTGTGGTAGGGTCAAATGAAGAAAACAAGGAGCAATTAGCAGAGATTGCACCATTAATTTCTATTGAATACCGTAAACATGATTATTTACAAGTCTTTACAGATTTCGGAAAAGTCTTTAACAAAGAAAACCTTACTCAAAAATGGTTAAGGGATTGGAATAAAAAAACGCAAGATCTCGGTAAAGAGATGAAATCTTTGACTGGAAAAGATGCTACTTTTACAATCATTGGTCTTTTTGAAAAAGAAATCTACCTTTTTGGTAAAGATTGGGGACGTGGTGGAGAGATTATCCATCAAGCTTTCCAATATAAAGCACCAGCTAAGGTCGAACAAGACGTTTTTCCTAAAGGCTATTTATCAATCTCTCAAGAAGTGTTACCAGATTATACTGGTGATTACCTTGTTGTTGCTGCTGAGGATGAAAAAACAGGCTCAGCCTTATACGAGAGTGACCTCTGGAAAAATATTCCTGCCGTAAAAGAGAATCATGTGATTAAAGTTAATGCAAATACCTTTTATTTCACAGATCCCCTTTCATTAGAATACGAATTAAAAACCCTTAAAAAAGGGATTTTAAACAGTCAAAAATAA
- a CDS encoding DUF1803 domain-containing protein — protein MLIVINPDKLTQTPFFQQVINFLWDNEGVTLRHIKKAFFDVEAIDKHIEAFVRAGYIIRSEKRYYLKLPLNEEINSLELDQMMFCDDCSDRYHQLMALEFETCLKNSTNDLLIFEKTDFQRRRLSLSNYFSRLTRGQAVSDEQKPLFDLLGDVNEAYAMKYLTTFLAKFLRKDIVMQKRPDIFCQALVLLGYIEEVESTKYKLTMALDKEKMSFYAK, from the coding sequence ATGTTGATTGTTATTAATCCAGACAAATTAACCCAAACGCCATTTTTTCAACAAGTGATCAATTTTCTATGGGACAATGAGGGTGTCACCTTACGTCACATCAAGAAAGCTTTTTTTGATGTTGAGGCTATTGATAAGCATATTGAAGCATTTGTTAGAGCAGGTTATATTATTCGCTCAGAAAAACGCTATTATTTAAAGCTACCCTTAAATGAGGAAATCAATAGCCTTGAGTTAGACCAAATGATGTTTTGTGATGACTGCAGTGACAGGTATCATCAATTGATGGCCTTAGAGTTTGAGACCTGTCTAAAGAATAGCACAAATGACCTTCTGATTTTTGAAAAAACAGATTTTCAAAGAAGGCGCTTGAGCTTGTCGAACTATTTTTCTCGTCTGACAAGAGGACAAGCTGTTTCAGATGAGCAAAAACCATTATTTGATTTACTTGGAGATGTTAATGAAGCTTATGCAATGAAGTATCTGACGACTTTTTTAGCTAAATTTTTGCGAAAAGATATTGTCATGCAAAAAAGGCCAGATATTTTTTGTCAAGCCTTAGTACTATTAGGTTATATTGAAGAAGTTGAAAGCACGAAATACAAGTTGACAATGGCATTGGATAAAGAAAAAATGTCATTTTATGCCAAATAA
- a CDS encoding UDP-N-acetylmuramoyl-L-alanyl-D-glutamate--L-lysine ligase has product MITIEKTIDLLKADHNFREVINQGTYFFNFSGLAFNHISYDSRDVSTDTLFFAKGATFKADYLKNAIKEGLQAYISEIDYDLGIPAIIVTDIKKAMSLIAMQFYGNPQEHLKLLAFTGTKGKTTAAYFAYHILKQSHKPAMLSTMNTTLDGIHFFKSQLTTPESLDLFKMMAECVKNGMTHLIMEVSSQAYLVGRVYGLTFDVGVFLNISPDHIGPIEHPTFEDYFYHKRLLMNNSRAVIINSGMDHFDILAEQVANQDHVFYGNGSNNQVLDSKAFSFSTEGDLAGHYDIQLIGRFNQENAIAAGLACQKLGASLEDIHQGIATTTVPGRMEVLTHPSGAKVFVDYAHNGDSLEKLVSVVEEHQKGVITLIIGSTGNKGESRRADFGHVINQHPQLNVILTADDPNFEDPQVISEEIASHVSRPISIISDRELAIKEGLKCCKNATDALIIAGKGADAYQIVNGTKTDYLGDLAVAKQHM; this is encoded by the coding sequence ATGATAACAATAGAAAAAACCATAGACCTTCTCAAAGCTGACCATAACTTCCGAGAAGTCATCAACCAAGGAACTTATTTTTTTAACTTTTCAGGACTAGCATTCAATCACATCAGTTATGATAGCCGAGATGTCTCAACAGACACACTCTTTTTTGCAAAGGGAGCTACTTTTAAAGCAGATTATCTCAAAAATGCCATCAAAGAAGGCTTACAGGCCTATATTTCAGAAATAGACTATGACCTTGGTATTCCCGCAATTATTGTAACAGATATCAAAAAAGCAATGAGTCTCATTGCAATGCAATTTTATGGTAATCCACAAGAGCACCTTAAGCTGCTTGCCTTTACAGGTACAAAAGGCAAGACTACTGCAGCTTATTTCGCCTATCATATTCTCAAACAAAGTCATAAGCCAGCTATGCTATCAACCATGAATACAACACTTGATGGCATACATTTTTTCAAATCACAACTAACAACTCCTGAGAGCTTGGACCTGTTTAAAATGATGGCTGAATGTGTTAAAAATGGCATGACTCACCTCATCATGGAAGTTTCCAGTCAAGCTTACCTTGTAGGACGTGTCTACGGCTTAACTTTTGATGTTGGTGTCTTCTTAAATATCAGCCCTGACCATATTGGTCCTATTGAACACCCGACTTTTGAAGACTACTTCTATCATAAGCGTCTTTTAATGAACAATAGCAGAGCAGTTATTATAAATAGCGGCATGGATCACTTTGATATCTTAGCTGAACAAGTTGCTAACCAAGACCATGTCTTCTATGGTAATGGGTCTAATAACCAAGTCCTTGACAGCAAAGCATTCTCATTTTCTACTGAAGGCGATTTAGCTGGCCATTATGATATCCAATTAATTGGTCGCTTTAATCAGGAAAATGCTATTGCAGCTGGTCTTGCCTGCCAAAAACTTGGTGCAAGTCTAGAAGATATTCATCAAGGCATTGCAACTACTACTGTTCCTGGACGCATGGAAGTCCTTACACATCCAAGTGGTGCCAAGGTTTTTGTAGACTATGCTCATAATGGCGATAGTCTGGAAAAACTCGTATCTGTTGTTGAAGAGCATCAAAAAGGTGTGATCACACTCATTATTGGGTCAACAGGTAATAAAGGAGAAAGTCGTCGAGCCGACTTTGGTCATGTCATCAATCAGCACCCTCAGCTAAATGTGATTTTAACAGCTGACGACCCTAATTTTGAAGACCCTCAAGTCATTTCAGAAGAAATTGCAAGCCACGTCTCAAGACCAATCTCCATCATCAGTGATCGCGAATTAGCTATTAAAGAAGGGCTCAAATGCTGCAAGAATGCAACTGACGCCTTAATCATTGCTGGTAAAGGAGCAGATGCCTATCAAATCGTCAACGGAACCAAAACAGACTATCTTGGTGATTTAGCAGTTGCTAAACAACACATGTAA